A stretch of Pseudoalteromonas sp. A25 DNA encodes these proteins:
- a CDS encoding L-threonylcarbamoyladenylate synthase, giving the protein MSADLETKILSTNDPQSLETAYEYLKSGQLVAIPTETVYGLAADASQPEAVSQIFAAKGRPADHPLIVHVDSVEKLKDWACEVPNSAKVLAEAFWPGPLTVILQKAEHVSYVVTGGQDTVGLRVPNQAAVRTLLARLNTGLAAPSANPYKRISPTTAEQVMFGLNKKIAAVLDGGPCDVGLESTILDLTSDTPIILRSGPITKSQIEAVLGCEVKLPTSHNVAVPGNVKAHYQPTKPVKLMTSNSLLEQLSSHSTLSQNDIAVLYYSDTLTNSLDETSALQMKLSSDKAAYAQNLYYALYQLDNADIKHIWIELPPDKEQWLDVLDRLSRAAAS; this is encoded by the coding sequence ATGAGCGCAGATTTAGAAACAAAAATTTTATCTACAAATGACCCGCAAAGTTTAGAAACAGCTTATGAATACTTAAAAAGTGGGCAACTTGTGGCAATTCCAACCGAAACGGTTTACGGCCTTGCTGCAGATGCAAGTCAACCTGAGGCCGTTAGTCAGATTTTTGCTGCTAAGGGACGACCTGCCGATCATCCTTTAATTGTGCATGTAGATAGCGTTGAAAAACTAAAGGACTGGGCTTGTGAAGTGCCAAACAGCGCCAAGGTACTGGCTGAGGCGTTTTGGCCCGGCCCTCTAACTGTTATTTTGCAAAAAGCTGAGCATGTATCTTATGTGGTTACAGGTGGACAAGATACCGTAGGCTTGAGAGTACCCAATCAAGCTGCAGTACGAACGTTGTTAGCTCGTTTAAATACTGGCCTAGCTGCACCGTCTGCTAACCCATACAAACGCATTAGCCCAACAACCGCAGAGCAGGTTATGTTTGGACTGAATAAAAAGATAGCGGCCGTGTTAGACGGGGGCCCATGCGATGTGGGGCTAGAAAGTACCATTTTAGACTTAACAAGTGATACACCGATTATTTTGCGCTCAGGGCCGATTACTAAATCACAGATTGAGGCCGTGCTGGGGTGTGAAGTTAAGCTCCCTACAAGCCACAATGTTGCCGTACCTGGCAATGTCAAAGCACATTATCAACCCACTAAACCTGTTAAGTTAATGACGAGCAATAGTTTGCTTGAGCAGCTTAGTTCACACTCTACCTTGTCACAAAATGATATTGCCGTTTTGTATTATTCCGATACGCTAACAAACTCACTTGATGAGACATCAGCGCTGCAAATGAAGCTATCGTCAGACAAAGCAGCGTATGCGCAAAACCTATATTATGCGCTTTATCAGTTAGATAACGCAGATATTAAACATATCTGGATTGAACTTCCTCCTGATAAAGAGCAGTGGTTAGATGTGCTTGACCGTTTAAGTCGTGCGGCTGCGAGCTAA
- a CDS encoding SDR family NAD(P)-dependent oxidoreductase, whose translation MLFSNSGYAMIVGGSSGIGFATAQLLLKHQIPVCIVGKNATKLQSALTALDSANASALLADLSTSEGTNVVATYIAQHTAPIQYLINAAGYFNPKPFIEHTEVDYERYFALNKSLFFITQAAVKVMQTRQQGAIVNVGSMWANQAIKATPSSAYSMAKAGLHSLTQHLAMELAEHNIRVNAVAPAVVKTPIYEHFIDAKEVDDALASFNQFHPLGRIGTPEDIANSICHLLSEQSSWITGTVLNIDGGVMAGRN comes from the coding sequence ATGTTATTTTCAAACTCGGGTTATGCCATGATCGTTGGCGGCAGCAGTGGTATCGGCTTTGCTACAGCACAATTATTACTCAAACACCAAATTCCAGTTTGTATTGTGGGTAAGAACGCCACAAAGTTACAATCAGCTTTAACAGCTTTAGACAGTGCCAACGCCAGTGCATTACTCGCCGATTTATCTACGTCTGAAGGTACAAACGTGGTAGCAACGTATATTGCACAGCACACAGCCCCAATTCAATATCTAATAAATGCTGCAGGCTACTTTAATCCAAAACCATTTATTGAACATACCGAGGTGGATTATGAACGCTATTTCGCACTCAATAAAAGCCTGTTTTTTATCACGCAAGCAGCCGTTAAAGTGATGCAAACTCGCCAACAAGGTGCAATTGTAAATGTCGGCTCTATGTGGGCAAATCAGGCAATTAAAGCAACGCCATCGTCAGCCTACTCTATGGCAAAGGCTGGGCTGCACTCACTAACACAACATTTAGCGATGGAACTTGCAGAGCATAATATACGCGTTAACGCAGTTGCGCCCGCGGTGGTTAAAACACCGATTTACGAGCACTTTATTGATGCCAAAGAAGTGGATGACGCACTCGCTAGCTTTAACCAATTTCATCCTCTTGGTCGTATTGGTACGCCAGAAGATATTGCAAACAGCATATGTCATTTATTGAGTGAGCAAAGTAGCTGGATCACCGGTACGGTGCTGAATATTGATGGTGGCGTAATGGCAGGTAGAAATTAA